Proteins from a genomic interval of Candidatus Bathyarchaeota archaeon:
- a CDS encoding SPFH domain-containing protein — protein sequence MGEDERTQTGVSLKVIALISVLAFFFIFMIGFGLVMVVQVGVGHAVILVDPIARSTSDPILGPTYTIKAPWVTAVDIYYATDTFEDTIPSFSSDQLEMEIEVLVRWSLDPEKIRDLYNNYPNLNYKEKAIESIMEETIRLITKNYTALETIEFRDVVRDQVEATVIQELNTEPSLAGALMRFELDLKNIGYPEKYTSAIEDKLVAQQQKIQAEFEREKILILANATAQEIIITATGEAEAKVIEANATKVAIELVLASVGQSGNQTRIAELYLWVQALQRIAPDVEILIVGADGIPVLIPTNSTTTP from the coding sequence TTGGGAGAAGATGAAAGAACCCAAACAGGTGTCTCTCTTAAGGTAATAGCGTTGATTTCAGTGCTAGCATTCTTTTTCATATTCATGATAGGCTTCGGATTGGTTATGGTAGTTCAAGTTGGCGTGGGACATGCTGTAATACTTGTAGACCCTATTGCAAGATCAACTAGTGATCCAATACTAGGTCCAACGTACACAATTAAAGCGCCTTGGGTTACTGCTGTTGACATTTACTATGCTACAGACACATTTGAAGACACAATTCCTAGTTTCTCTTCGGATCAACTTGAGATGGAAATTGAAGTTCTAGTGAGATGGTCACTTGACCCTGAGAAAATTAGGGATCTCTACAACAATTATCCAAATCTGAACTACAAAGAAAAGGCCATCGAGTCAATCATGGAAGAAACCATACGGCTAATAACCAAAAACTACACTGCTTTGGAAACTATAGAGTTCAGAGATGTTGTAAGAGATCAAGTGGAAGCAACTGTTATTCAAGAGTTGAACACAGAACCATCACTAGCAGGTGCCTTGATGCGTTTTGAACTAGACCTGAAGAACATTGGCTATCCGGAAAAATACACTTCGGCCATAGAAGATAAACTCGTGGCACAACAGCAGAAGATTCAGGCAGAATTTGAGAGAGAAAAAATATTAATACTGGCTAACGCAACAGCTCAAGAAATCATCATCACGGCAACAGGTGAAGCTGAAGCCAAAGTCATAGAAGCTAACGCAACAAAAGTAGCCATTGAACTGGTTTTGGCGTCGGTTGGTCAAAGTGGAAATCAGACAAGAATTGCAGAGCTCTATCTCTGGGTCCAAGCTTTACAGAGAATTGCACCAGACGTGGAAATACTAATAGTAGGTGCAGATGGAATACCCGTGTTGATTCCAACGAATTCGACAACAACACCCTAA